Below is a window of Candidatus Methylomirabilota bacterium DNA.
TGTCATCGCGGCGGCGCGAACGACGAGAGCAACTGGCGCGGCATCCTCGAATACTTTGCTCCGGCGGTGCAACTCGGCCTCACCGCTACGCCCAAGCGCAAGGATAACGTGGACACTTACGCCTACTTCGGCGAGCCGGTCTACATCTACTCGCTCAAGGAAGGCATCAACGACGGGTTTCTCACGCCGTTCAAGGTGAAGCAGATTTCCACGACGCTCGACGAGTATGTCTATACGCCAGACGACACGCTGATCGAGGGCGAGGTCGAAACCGGGAAGCGCTACACGGAGACCGACTTCAACAAGATCATCGAGATCAAGGAACGCGAAGCCCACCGCGTCAAGCTGTTCATGGATCAGATCAACCAGAAGGAGAAGGTGCTGGTGTTCTGCGCCACACAGGATCACGCGCTGGCCGTCCGCGACCTCGTCAATCAGATGAAGACGAGCACAGACCCGAACTATTGCCAGCGGGTCACAGCGAACGACGGTGATCTTGGCGATCAGCACCTGCGCGAATTCCAGGACAACGAGAAGACGATCCCCACGATCCTGACGACCTCGCAGAAACTGTCCACCGGCGTGGACGCTCGCAACATCCGCAATATCGTCTTGATGCGACCGATCAATTCGATGATCGAGTTCAAGCAGATCATCGGACGCGGCACGCGGCTCTATGACGGCAAGGATTACTTCACGATCTACGACTTCGTGAAGGCGCATCATCACTTCAGCGATCTCGAATGGGACGGCGAACCGATCGAACCGGAGTCGAAGGAACACAGGTATGAGGCATGTCCACCGAGTCCGCCTGAGCAGGTGGATCAGCCAACGTCGGAGTACCGAAAACGCCAGAAGATCAAGGTGAAACTCGCCGACGGCAAGGCGCGCACCATCCAGCACATGATGTGCACGACCTTCTGGCATCCCGACGGCACGCCCATGTCCGCGCGGCAGTTCATGGAGATGCTGTACGGAAGGCTGCCGGAGTTCTTCAAGGACGAGGCCGAACTGCGCGCCCTCTGGAGCGCGCCGGAGACGCGGAAGAAGCTCCTGCAGGGTCTCGCCGAGAAGGGCTTTGGCGGTGAGCAACTGGCTGAGATGCAGAAGATCATCGATGCGGAGAAGAGCGACCTGTTCGACGTACTGGCGCATGTGGCCTATGCCCGGCCCTCGCTCACCCGCGAAGAGCGGGCCGCAAAAGCCAAGGTCGTTATCAGCACGCATTTCAACAGCAAGCAGCAGGTGTTTCTCGATTTTGTGCTGTCACACTACGTCAGCGTCGGGGTGGAAGAACTTGATCAGGACAAGCTCACTCCCCTATTGCGGCTCAAGTATCACAACTCCATCGCCGACGCCGTAGCCGATCTGGGCAGGCCAGATGAGATCGGGCGCGTCTTCGCAGGCTTCCAGGAGTACCTGTATCAGCAACAGGCAGCCGCGTGACAAACAATAACCAATGAGCGACCAATAGGGGAGCGATAGGCATCGCAGCCGTACAATCTGAGGAGTGTCCCGAAATGTCACCAGAAATAGATCTGTTCATCGCGCTTGAGCGCCGCGTCTGGCAGGCGCTGGCAGATGGCGATGTCAGCGCCGATTCCAGTCTCCTCGATCCCCAGTTTGTCGGCGTCTATGAAACAGGCTTCGGTTCAAAAGATGACCATGTGGCGCAACTGCGCAACGGCCCGGTTGTTGGAAGCTTCGCCATCGAGGATCCTCGACTCCTGGTATTCGCACCGGACACCGTGCTGCTTGCCTATAGAGCAACCTTTACACCGGCCGGCAAGGCCGATCCACAGGTGGTCCGCACCATGTACGTGTCGTCAGTGTGGCAACAGTGCGGTGCTGACTGGGTCAACATATTCAGTCAAGACACGATGGCGGATGAGGCTGCCAAGTGACCAGGTCTGACCCTGTGTTCACTCGGGCACGCGCCCCCGACGCCGCGCATCTTCCGTCGGGGCGCGGAGTCACAACGTTTGTCGACGCAACTTATTTTCACGAAAGGAGACACAGCAATGGGTGACAGCGGGAAAAAGGATAAAGGCAAAAGGGAAACGCAGAAAAAGGCCCAGCTTGATCCAAAGGCCAAACGGAAGTTGAAACAAGAAAAGAAGCAGAAGTCCGGCTCTTCCAGGTAACCTTCACTCACACAATGCAGTTGTGTAGCAGTTAGGGGATACCTCGCCCCGTAGTGCTATGGGGTTCTCCTGCCTCACTACGGCGTTATCCCCAGTGACACTGAACTGACACGAACTTGATCTGTACACACAAATGATGTACACTTCAGACATGAGATATGAATGGGATCCGCAAAAGAATGAGCGATTAAAACGAGAAAGAAATATCTCATTCGAGAAAATAGTCTTTCATCTATCTCAAGGTGATGTATGGAGACTTGCGGATCATCCCGATCAGAAGAACTATCCCGGGCAAAGAATATACTTCGTCATTGTAGAAGACTACATTTATCTTGTTCCTCATGTTGTCGAAAAAGACTACGTGTTCTTGAAAACGATTATTCCCAGTAGAAAGGCAACCGGGACCTACAAGGGCGAGCAGGAGGGCTAGCACATGAAATACGACAGGGAAGAAAAAGCTATTGTTAATGCCTACGAGAAGGGGAAAATGGTTCTTTCCACTCCAACAAGAAAGGAAATTGAGGCAATCAAGGCAACGGCACGAAAGACGTTAGTAAAAAACAGACGAATTACCATACGTCTCTATGACCATGATTATCAGGGCATTCAAAAAAAAGCGATAGAAATGGGGATCCCTTATCAAACGCTTATTTCCGGCGTCATCCATCGATATATTGAAGGAGACTTGATTTCAAAAGCAGGATAACAACGCCATGCGGTTGACGCTTCGCCGGTCTGACGTGACGCCTGACCCGCCCCGATGAAACGCGTTGTCGTCATTGGAGCGGGGGCGGCGGGGACCATGGCCGCGATCTTTGCGGCCACCAGCAGCGCCGAGACGCTGCTCCTCGAGCGAACGAAGGACGGCGGACGCAAAATCCTCATGAGCGGGGGCGGCCGGTGCAACATCCTGCCAGCCGTCGTTCATGAGTCGTGCTTCGTCACCGATTCTTCACCCCACACCCTTCGAAAGATGCTCCGCTCCTGGCCGCTGGACGAGCAGATCGCATTCTTCGAAGGCGAAGTCGGGATCCCCCTGATGGAAGAAAAGGAGTCGGCGAAGCTGTTTCCACAATCCGAGAGCGCGCGTGATGTTCGCGACAGGCTGCTGGCGCTCGCGCGTGCCAGAGGCGTTGTGATCGAGACCGGCGCGTTGGTTACCGGATTCATCCCGACCGGCAACGGCTGGCGGATTGAACGGCGGGGAGGACCTTCTCTACAGGCCGATGCCGTCGTTGTCGCCACGGGTGGCCTCTCTTTTCCCGGTACGGGAAGCGACGGTCTTGGGCTCAGCATTGTCAAGGCGCTGGGGCATACGATCAACCGAACCTACCCGGCGCTGACTCCGCTGACGGCAACGGTTCGACGAAAGTCGGACACGACGGGTGGCGCGCCGTTCGCCACACTTTCAGGAATCTCGCTGCCGGTCACGCTGACCGCCCGCGCAGGAACCTTGGAGTCCACATCGACAGGAGGATTTCTGTTCACCCACCACGGCTACAGCGGACCCGCCGTGCTCGATGTGTCTCATGTCGCCGTACGCTCACGCGCCGAGATGGGCTCTCCCGCGCGTCTCGTTGTACGATGGACGTCGTTGAACGATAAGGATTGGGAATCGGCGCTCGGGTCGCGCGGCTCTCGAACGGTGTTGAATGCTGTAGCGGCTCAGTTGCCGCGTCGACTCGCCGACGCGCTGATCGAATTGGTCGGGATTGATCCTCACCGAACGCTCTCGCAACTGACCCGCGATGAGCGGTTGCGTCTCATCGACATCCTCGTGCGATGCGAACTGCCGTGGTCTGGAGACGAGGGATACGGGAACGCCGAGGTCACCGGCGGTGGCGTGTGTCTGTCGGAGATCGATCCGAAGACGATGGAAAGCAAGATTCACAAGGGGCTGTTTCTGTGCGGCGAGATGCTCGACGCCTTCGGACCGATCGGCGGCTACAACTTCCTCTGGGCGTGGGCGACGGGGCGTGCGGCCGGCCTCGGCGCATCACACACGCAATAGGTCTATAATCATTCACTCTCTCAATCTAAATTAGCAGGTTCACCGATGGCGCTCGTTACACTCGATCACGTCTCCCTCGCGTATGGACACGTCCCGCTGCTCGACGATGCAAGCCTGCAGGTCGAAGCCGGCGAACGTGTGTGCGTGATCGGCCGGAACGGTACCGGCAAATCCACATTGCTCCAGATCCTCAGCGGAGATCAGGTCCCTGACAGCGGCTCGGTGTGGCGACAGCCTGACGTTGGGGTCGCGCGACTCGTGCAGGATGTTCCCCTGTCGTCCAACCGTCCTGTGTTCGACGTCGTCGCGGAAGGGCTGGGCAACCTCGGCGAGTTGGTGGCCGCCTACCATCACGCGGCGGTTGAGGTGGCCGAACGAGGTACCGACATCTCGCTCGACAAGCTTGGCAGGCTGCAGCGCGAACTCGAAGAGCGGGACGGTTGGCGCCTCGAACAGCGCGTGGAAACCGTCCTCGATCGTCTGGGTCTCCCGGCCGAGGCCATCGTCGACGCCTTGTCGGGAGGCTGGCGGCGGCGCGTGCTGCTGGCGCGGGCGCTGGTGGCCCAGCCGCAACTCCTCCTGCTCGACGAGCCCACCAATCATCTCGACATCGACGCGATGATCTGGCTCGAAGAGTTTCTCAAGACGTACGCAGGTGCGGTGGTGTTTGTCACCCACGATCGGATGTTTCTCCAGAATCTGGCAACACGGATCGTGGAGTTGGATCGCGGCCAACTGACGTCGTGGCCGGGCGACTACGCGACCTTTCTCCGCAGGAAGGAAGAATGGCTTGCGAGTGAAGCCGCGCAGAACAACAAGTTCGACAAGCGGCTCGCCGAGGAAGAGGTGTGGCTTCGCCAGGGCATCAAGGCGCGGCGGACGCGGGATGAAGGCCGGGTTCGCGCGCTGATGGCCATGCGACAAGAGCGGGCCGCACGGCGCGCGCAGGTCGGTAATGTGCGTCTGCGGGCCGAGATCGGCGAGCGCTCTGGCCGGCTCGTGTTCGAGGCCGTCGGCATCTCGAAATCGTTCGGCGACAAGGCCGTCGTCCGTGATCTGTCGGTACGCATGATGCGCGGCGATCGTGTGGGGTTGATCGGTCCGAACGGTTCGGGCAAGACGACCCTGCTTCGATTGTTGATCGGCGACCTCACGCCCGACACGGGCTACGTGAAGCGCGGTGCCAACGTCCAGGTGGCGTATTACGACCAGCAGCGCGAGCAGCTCGATCCCCAGCGCACGGTGTTTGACACGGTCGGCGACGGAAACGACACGGTTACGGTAAACGGCCGCACGCAGCACGTCCACGGATACCTCCGCGATTTTCTGTTTCCACCTGAGCGTGCGTACGCCCGGGTTCAGACGCTGTCTGGCGGCGAGCGAAATCGCTTGGTGCTGGCACGCCTGTTCACACAACCTGCCAATGTCCTCGTCCTCGATGAGCCCACGAACGATCTCGATATCGAGACGCTGGAATTGCTCGAATCGTATCTCATCGAGTGGCCGGGCACACTGCTGCTCGTCAGCCACGATCGCGCATTCATCGATCACGTCGTCACGAGCACGCTCGTCTTCGAAGGCGGCGGATACGTGCAGGAATACGTCGGTGGATACGAAGACTGGCTGCGGCAGCGCGGCACCCGGGAGATAGCAGCTAAGGCGCAGCCGGAGAGGACGGCACGCCCTGCGGAACCGCCCGTGACGGTAGTAACCAGGAAGAAACCGACCTATCGCGAGCAAAGGGAACTCGAGCAGCTTCCGGCGCAGATCGAAGCCCTGGAACGCGAGCACGCGCAATTGACCGCCTCGATCACCGACCCCCTCTTTTACCGTCAGCCGGCCGATTCCATCACGCAAGCGCTCGCACGCCTCGAGGCGCTGGCGCGCGAGCTTCACGACGCCTACGCCCGCTGGGATGAGCTCGATTCCCGCATCGCACGCGGACGCGCGTGACGGGCTCGCGAAGCTTCCAGCGGCGCGATACGATACCCTGCAAATCTCCACAATTCCTGCTATAATACGCTGCTATGATTTCAGTGAGCGGCGTGTGCATGCGGTTCGGCTCGAAGATCCTGTTCGAAGACGTCACGACCACGTTTTCCGCAGGACGGCGCTACGGCCTGACGGGCCCCAACGGCGCCGGTAAGTCGACGTTCATGAAACTGCTCACCGGCGAGATCGATCCGCAGGTGGGCACGGTGTCCAAGCCGCGTAAGCTCGGCGTCCTCAGCCAGGACCAATACGCGTTCGACCGGTTTCGCGTGATCGATACCGTCATCATGGGCAACACACGCCTGTGGGCGGCCCTTCAGGAGCGCGACGAGCTCTACGTGCAGCCGGAAATGACCCATGAGGCCGGCATGCGCCTCGGTGAGCTCGAGGGCATTGTCGGCGACGAAGACGGCTACTCGGCGGAAAGCGACGCGGCCCTGCTGCTGCAGGGGCTCGACATCCCCGATGATATTTACGACTGGAAGATGTCGGAATTACAGGGTGGGCAAAAGGTGCGCGTACTGCTGGCGCAGGCCTTGTTCGGCCACCCGGAAGCGCTGCTGCTCGATGAGCCGACGAACCACCTGGACCTGGATTCGATTCACTGGCTGGAGGAACTCCTTAGCCAGTACGACGGCACGCTCATCGTCATCTCGCACGACCGCCATTTCCTGAACAACGTCTGCACGCATATCGCCGACATCGACTATCAGACGATCATCACCTACACTGGCGGCTACGACGACATGGTGGTCGCCAAGACGCAGATTCGATCAAAGATCGAGTCTGAGAACGCGCAACGGGGAAAGAAGATCGCGCAGTTGCAGGATTTCATCCAGCGTTTCGGGGCGGGCACGCGCGCGAGCCAGGCCACATCGCGGCGCAAGGAAGTCGAACGGCTACGGACGACCGATTTGGCCCGCTCGAACATCCAGCGTCCGTACATCAAGTTCTCGATGAAGCGGCCGTCTGGAAAAGTTGCGCTGGAGTTCGAGAACCTGTCGAAGGGCTTCAAGAACAATCCCGTCATTTCCGGCTTCAGTGCCATCGTCCATCGGGGTGAGAAGATCGTGCTTGTCGGCCGCAACGGGGCCGGCAAAACCACCTTGCTGAAGGCACTGCTGGCCGATGCGCCCGGCTTGCCGGCCTCCCCTTCCGATGTGGACAGCGGTAAGATGACGTGGGGGCACGGAGTGTCGATCGGCTACTTTCCGCAGGACCACACCGGAGAGATCGAGCAGGGGCTCACGGTGGCGAACTGGCTGCATCGCTTTGATCTGGATGCGTCACGGCAGGATATTCACGGGCTGCTGGGACAGATGCTGTTCAGCGGCGAAGAAGGCCACAAACCGACCGAAGCACTTTCGGGCGGCGAGATCGCTCGGCTGCTGTTCTGCCGCATCATGCTGCTGAAACCGAACCTGCTCG
It encodes the following:
- a CDS encoding DEAD/DEAH box helicase family protein, whose translation is MNEAETRAEYIDPALKAAGWGVVEASKILREYRITQGRLEGHGRRSKPEIADYVLVYRNHKLAVVEAKAWDEELTEGVGQAKSYAGRMAIRFTYATNGQGIYGIDMQTGKEGEVRHYPTPGELWMMTFAEKNAWRDRFAAVPFEDKGGSHPSRYYQDIAVERAMEAIAENRQRILLTLATGTGKTFIAFQIAWKLFHSRWNLSREPSRRPRILFLADRNILANQAYNAFSAFPEDAMVRIAPEDIRKKGKVPKNGSLFFTIFQTFMSGPPKDGHPSPYFGEYPPDFFDFIVIDECHRGGANDESNWRGILEYFAPAVQLGLTATPKRKDNVDTYAYFGEPVYIYSLKEGINDGFLTPFKVKQISTTLDEYVYTPDDTLIEGEVETGKRYTETDFNKIIEIKEREAHRVKLFMDQINQKEKVLVFCATQDHALAVRDLVNQMKTSTDPNYCQRVTANDGDLGDQHLREFQDNEKTIPTILTTSQKLSTGVDARNIRNIVLMRPINSMIEFKQIIGRGTRLYDGKDYFTIYDFVKAHHHFSDLEWDGEPIEPESKEHRYEACPPSPPEQVDQPTSEYRKRQKIKVKLADGKARTIQHMMCTTFWHPDGTPMSARQFMEMLYGRLPEFFKDEAELRALWSAPETRKKLLQGLAEKGFGGEQLAEMQKIIDAEKSDLFDVLAHVAYARPSLTREERAAKAKVVISTHFNSKQQVFLDFVLSHYVSVGVEELDQDKLTPLLRLKYHNSIADAVADLGRPDEIGRVFAGFQEYLYQQQAAA
- a CDS encoding nuclear transport factor 2 family protein — encoded protein: MSPEIDLFIALERRVWQALADGDVSADSSLLDPQFVGVYETGFGSKDDHVAQLRNGPVVGSFAIEDPRLLVFAPDTVLLAYRATFTPAGKADPQVVRTMYVSSVWQQCGADWVNIFSQDTMADEAAK
- a CDS encoding BrnT family toxin codes for the protein MRYEWDPQKNERLKRERNISFEKIVFHLSQGDVWRLADHPDQKNYPGQRIYFVIVEDYIYLVPHVVEKDYVFLKTIIPSRKATGTYKGEQEG
- a CDS encoding aminoacetone oxidase family FAD-binding enzyme; the encoded protein is MKRVVVIGAGAAGTMAAIFAATSSAETLLLERTKDGGRKILMSGGGRCNILPAVVHESCFVTDSSPHTLRKMLRSWPLDEQIAFFEGEVGIPLMEEKESAKLFPQSESARDVRDRLLALARARGVVIETGALVTGFIPTGNGWRIERRGGPSLQADAVVVATGGLSFPGTGSDGLGLSIVKALGHTINRTYPALTPLTATVRRKSDTTGGAPFATLSGISLPVTLTARAGTLESTSTGGFLFTHHGYSGPAVLDVSHVAVRSRAEMGSPARLVVRWTSLNDKDWESALGSRGSRTVLNAVAAQLPRRLADALIELVGIDPHRTLSQLTRDERLRLIDILVRCELPWSGDEGYGNAEVTGGGVCLSEIDPKTMESKIHKGLFLCGEMLDAFGPIGGYNFLWAWATGRAAGLGASHTQ
- a CDS encoding ATP-binding cassette domain-containing protein; the protein is MALVTLDHVSLAYGHVPLLDDASLQVEAGERVCVIGRNGTGKSTLLQILSGDQVPDSGSVWRQPDVGVARLVQDVPLSSNRPVFDVVAEGLGNLGELVAAYHHAAVEVAERGTDISLDKLGRLQRELEERDGWRLEQRVETVLDRLGLPAEAIVDALSGGWRRRVLLARALVAQPQLLLLDEPTNHLDIDAMIWLEEFLKTYAGAVVFVTHDRMFLQNLATRIVELDRGQLTSWPGDYATFLRRKEEWLASEAAQNNKFDKRLAEEEVWLRQGIKARRTRDEGRVRALMAMRQERAARRAQVGNVRLRAEIGERSGRLVFEAVGISKSFGDKAVVRDLSVRMMRGDRVGLIGPNGSGKTTLLRLLIGDLTPDTGYVKRGANVQVAYYDQQREQLDPQRTVFDTVGDGNDTVTVNGRTQHVHGYLRDFLFPPERAYARVQTLSGGERNRLVLARLFTQPANVLVLDEPTNDLDIETLELLESYLIEWPGTLLLVSHDRAFIDHVVTSTLVFEGGGYVQEYVGGYEDWLRQRGTREIAAKAQPERTARPAEPPVTVVTRKKPTYREQRELEQLPAQIEALEREHAQLTASITDPLFYRQPADSITQALARLEALARELHDAYARWDELDSRIARGRA
- a CDS encoding ATP-binding cassette domain-containing protein: MISVSGVCMRFGSKILFEDVTTTFSAGRRYGLTGPNGAGKSTFMKLLTGEIDPQVGTVSKPRKLGVLSQDQYAFDRFRVIDTVIMGNTRLWAALQERDELYVQPEMTHEAGMRLGELEGIVGDEDGYSAESDAALLLQGLDIPDDIYDWKMSELQGGQKVRVLLAQALFGHPEALLLDEPTNHLDLDSIHWLEELLSQYDGTLIVISHDRHFLNNVCTHIADIDYQTIITYTGGYDDMVVAKTQIRSKIESENAQRGKKIAQLQDFIQRFGAGTRASQATSRRKEVERLRTTDLARSNIQRPYIKFSMKRPSGKVALEFENLSKGFKNNPVISGFSAIVHRGEKIVLVGRNGAGKTTLLKALLADAPGLPASPSDVDSGKMTWGHGVSIGYFPQDHTGEIEQGLTVANWLHRFDLDASRQDIHGLLGQMLFSGEEGHKPTEALSGGEIARLLFCRIMLLKPNLLVLDEPTNHLDLESINALNVALQKFEGTVLLVTHDQDLLEEVGTRMWHFEHGKIVDFKGSYEEYSSTLV